A region of Acipenser ruthenus chromosome 51, fAciRut3.2 maternal haplotype, whole genome shotgun sequence DNA encodes the following proteins:
- the LOC117398584 gene encoding solute carrier family 35 member F3-like isoform X2 — protein sequence MQKFTAKISPETACNTPVLSLARPEDDPQRERSAQSVSVTTGVESESSETVVKPHCRWCPLGVLRKLAWGLVLACCVAVSWAGSTHIAKMALHTINAPFFLTWFTTTWNLLFFPLYYVGHLFWAEKRQSPLKQFRECSVFLGEDGFTLRVFLRRTAPFCLLWSLTTYLYMLALRRISPSDAAAIFCCNKAFVFLLSWIILKERFMGVRIVAAILSITGIVMMAYADGFHSDSITGVALVVGSASSSALYKVLFKLLVGEVKFGEVAVFLSALGLCNLLLLSWLSLILYITRVEYWPSAQLVPWEQLCTLAALLLTFNVLVNFGIVLTYPSLISVGVFLSVPANAALGLSLTRGLQFSEVRVAAAGIIGLGFLLLLLPERWDEAALRCLARITRERRREESPEEAGESSQSARSKGKPVVGAALA from the exons atgcagaaattcacagcCAAGATCTCTCCTGAGACGGCTTGCAACACCCCCGTCCTGTCACTCGCTCGCCCGGAGG atgACCCACAGCGAGAGAGGTCGGCTCAGTCTGTTTCCGTGACGACGGGGGTGGAGTCTGAGAGCAGTGAGACCGTGGTGAAGCCGCACTGCCGCTGGTGCCCTCTAGGGGTCCTCAGGAAGCTGGCTTGGGGACTGGTGCTGGCGTGCTGTGTGGCCGTGTCCTGGGCTGGCTCCACCCACATTGCCAAGATGGCGCTGCACACTATCAACGCCCCCTTCTTCCTGACGTGGTTCACCACCACGTGGAACCTTCTCTTCTTTCCCTTGTACTACGTGGGACACTTATTCTGGGCGGAGAAGAGGCAGTCACCACTGAAGCAGTTCAG GGAGTGCAGTGTGTTTCTGGGGGAGGATGGCTTCACGCTGCGTGTTTTCCTGAGGCGGACGGCCCCCTTCTGTCTCCTCTGGAGCCTCACGACGTACCTGTACATGCTGGCCCTGCGACGCATCAGCCCCAGTGACGCGGCCGCCATCTTCTGCTGCAACAAGGCCTTCGTCTTCCTGCTGTCCTGGATCATCCTGAAGGAGAGGTTCATGGGCGTCCGG ATAGTGGCAGCCATTCTGTCCATCACAGGGATAGTGATGATGGCCTATGCAGACGGTTTCCATAGCGACTCGATCACGGGCGTGGCCTTGGTGGTAGGCTCCGCCTCCAGCTCTGCACTTTACAAG GTCCTGTTCAAGCTGTTGGTGGGGGAGGTGAAGTTCGGGGAGGTGGCTGTGTTCCTCAGTGCTCTGGGGCTGTGTAACCTGCTCCTGCTCTCCTGGCTCTCCCTCATCCTCTACATCACCAGAGTGGAGTACTGGCCCTCCGCTCAGCTCGTTCCCTGGGAGCAGCTCTGTACCCTGGCTGCTCTGCTACTga CCTTCAACGTGCTGGTGAATTTTGGGATTGTATTGACGTACCCCTCCCTCATCTCTGTGGGGGTCTTCCTGAGTGTCCCAGCCAACGCAG cgcTGGGTCTGTCTCTGACCAGGGGGCTGCAGTTCAGTGAGGTGCGAGTTGCTGCCGCCGGGATCATCGGCCTGGGCTTCTTGCTGCTTCTCCTGCCGGAGCGCTGGGACGAGGCTGCGCTGCGCTGCCTGGCCCGGATCACGCGGGAgcggaggagagaggagagcccggaggaggcaggggagagcAGCCAGTCAGCCCGGAGCAAGGGCAAGCCAGTCGTGGGGGCAGCGCTAGCATGA
- the LOC117967741 gene encoding potassium channel subfamily K member 1-like: protein MAVELPGSVRKFCRTRAFWILVVSYIGYITLGSVVLMALEMPRETELREQLRTLRDTFLDSNQCVQGDVLESFIEKVLFAKKYGVSALDERSLESNYDFTSSLFFVSAFLTTTGYGETVPISDGGKLFCIFYCMLGVPLTLLIFACLVQRLMVFVTRRPVRYVHTRWGYAAGRVAVLHALLLGALMITFFFIIPAAIYTAMEGDWSFLESLYFCFISLSTIGLGDYIPGKTRSQAVRQAYEFGTSCYLILGLIGMLLVLETFWELPGIQRFVKIFRSPWETQEGKLTVLPMDDSLSREELAAPAPWEDKNQGEPFYTQSSASYMPDKH from the exons CGGGGTCGGTTCGGAAGTTCTGCCGAACCAGAGCGTTTTGGATACTGGTGGTGAGTTATATCGGGTATATAACCCTGGGCTCTGTGGTTTTGATGGCTCTGGAGATGCCCCGGGAGACGGAGCTACGGGAGCAGTTGAGGACGCTGCGGGACACCTTTCTGGACTCGAACCAGTGCGTACAGGGCGATGTGCTGGAGTCCTTTATTGAAAAAGTTCTGTTCGCCAAAAAATACGGCGTCTCGGCACTGGACGAGAGGAGTCTCGAGTCCAATTACGATTTCACCTCCTCCTTGTTTTTCGTCAGTGCGTTTCTCACCACCACAG GTTACGGTGAGACGGTGCCCATCTCCGACGGAGGGAAGCTCTTCTGTATTTTCTACTGCATGCTGGGAGTACCCCTCACTCTGCTGATCTTTGCCTGCTTGGTTCAGCGGCTCATGGTGTTCGTGACGCGTAGGCCGGTGCGCTACGTGCACACGCGCTGGGGCTACGCGGCCGGCAGGGTGGCAGTGTTGCACGCCCTCCTCTTGGGGGCGCTCATGATCACGTTCTTCTTCATCATCCCTGCTGCGATCTACACTGCCATGGAGGGAGACTGGAGCTTCCTGGAGTCGCTGTACTTCTGCTTCATCTCTCTGAGCACCATCGGGCTGGGGGACTACATCCCGGGCAAGACCAGGAGCCAGGCTGTGCGGCAGGCCTACGAGTTTGGGACCTCCT GTTACCTGATCCTGGGGCTCATCGGGATGCTGCTGGTCCTCGAGACGTTCTGGGAGCTGCCGGGGATCCAGCGCTTTGTGAAGATCTTCCGCAGCCCCTGGGAAACACAGGAGGGCAAGCTAACTGTGCTGCCCATGGATGACAGCCTGTCTAGGGAAGAGCTTGCTGCACCAGCCCCCTGGGAGGACAAGAACCAGGGAGAGCCTTTCTATACCCAGTCCTCTGCCAGCTACATGCCAGACAAGCACTGA
- the LOC117398584 gene encoding solute carrier family 35 member F3-like isoform X1 produces MGIREFCPSPTGKLTERSAMQLLSDHSPRRLSDISSQLRQLRYLTVEDPIKEELKSARSFLDVNSALGDLSTIEVRILRITGYYRHSAQWSPSSYDPQRERSAQSVSVTTGVESESSETVVKPHCRWCPLGVLRKLAWGLVLACCVAVSWAGSTHIAKMALHTINAPFFLTWFTTTWNLLFFPLYYVGHLFWAEKRQSPLKQFRECSVFLGEDGFTLRVFLRRTAPFCLLWSLTTYLYMLALRRISPSDAAAIFCCNKAFVFLLSWIILKERFMGVRIVAAILSITGIVMMAYADGFHSDSITGVALVVGSASSSALYKVLFKLLVGEVKFGEVAVFLSALGLCNLLLLSWLSLILYITRVEYWPSAQLVPWEQLCTLAALLLTFNVLVNFGIVLTYPSLISVGVFLSVPANAALGLSLTRGLQFSEVRVAAAGIIGLGFLLLLLPERWDEAALRCLARITRERRREESPEEAGESSQSARSKGKPVVGAALA; encoded by the exons ATGGGAATTCGGGAATTCTGCCCCTCTCCCACAGGCAAATTAACAGAAAG GTCCGCTATGCAGCTGCTGTCTGATCACAGCCCTCGCCGCCTCTCTGACATCAGCTCTCAGCTGAGGCAGCTCCGGTACCTCACCGTGGAGGATCCCATCAAAGAGGAGCTGAAATCAGCCCGCTCCTTCCTGGACGTGAACAGTGCGCTCGGGGACCTGTCCACCATCGAGGTGCGCATTCTCCGAATCACCGGATACTACCGGCACAGCGCCCAGTGGTCACCCAGCTCCT atgACCCACAGCGAGAGAGGTCGGCTCAGTCTGTTTCCGTGACGACGGGGGTGGAGTCTGAGAGCAGTGAGACCGTGGTGAAGCCGCACTGCCGCTGGTGCCCTCTAGGGGTCCTCAGGAAGCTGGCTTGGGGACTGGTGCTGGCGTGCTGTGTGGCCGTGTCCTGGGCTGGCTCCACCCACATTGCCAAGATGGCGCTGCACACTATCAACGCCCCCTTCTTCCTGACGTGGTTCACCACCACGTGGAACCTTCTCTTCTTTCCCTTGTACTACGTGGGACACTTATTCTGGGCGGAGAAGAGGCAGTCACCACTGAAGCAGTTCAG GGAGTGCAGTGTGTTTCTGGGGGAGGATGGCTTCACGCTGCGTGTTTTCCTGAGGCGGACGGCCCCCTTCTGTCTCCTCTGGAGCCTCACGACGTACCTGTACATGCTGGCCCTGCGACGCATCAGCCCCAGTGACGCGGCCGCCATCTTCTGCTGCAACAAGGCCTTCGTCTTCCTGCTGTCCTGGATCATCCTGAAGGAGAGGTTCATGGGCGTCCGG ATAGTGGCAGCCATTCTGTCCATCACAGGGATAGTGATGATGGCCTATGCAGACGGTTTCCATAGCGACTCGATCACGGGCGTGGCCTTGGTGGTAGGCTCCGCCTCCAGCTCTGCACTTTACAAG GTCCTGTTCAAGCTGTTGGTGGGGGAGGTGAAGTTCGGGGAGGTGGCTGTGTTCCTCAGTGCTCTGGGGCTGTGTAACCTGCTCCTGCTCTCCTGGCTCTCCCTCATCCTCTACATCACCAGAGTGGAGTACTGGCCCTCCGCTCAGCTCGTTCCCTGGGAGCAGCTCTGTACCCTGGCTGCTCTGCTACTga CCTTCAACGTGCTGGTGAATTTTGGGATTGTATTGACGTACCCCTCCCTCATCTCTGTGGGGGTCTTCCTGAGTGTCCCAGCCAACGCAG cgcTGGGTCTGTCTCTGACCAGGGGGCTGCAGTTCAGTGAGGTGCGAGTTGCTGCCGCCGGGATCATCGGCCTGGGCTTCTTGCTGCTTCTCCTGCCGGAGCGCTGGGACGAGGCTGCGCTGCGCTGCCTGGCCCGGATCACGCGGGAgcggaggagagaggagagcccggaggaggcaggggagagcAGCCAGTCAGCCCGGAGCAAGGGCAAGCCAGTCGTGGGGGCAGCGCTAGCATGA
- the LOC117398574 gene encoding UTP--glucose-1-phosphate uridylyltransferase-like isoform X1, protein MCVLDMIRPAREPISQRQTQACPELPGSLETELEQLLESETLEQAQALRRDWQDFKQLHKRFFQRETLSVQWDRIFKPPQEAIQAYETLQARALPEDVSSLLNKLVVVKLNGGLGTSMGVQGPKGLMEVRDDNTFLDLTIQQIAHLNKTHSCDVPLVLMNSSLTEEDTQRSLQRYSHCPVKIHTFLQSRYPLVRKDTMLPLIHPAGWALSGHGDVYASLCRSGLAELFTAQGKEILFISNIDNLGATVDLHILNHLLQEESSATGGRCDFLMEVTDRTRADVKGGTLIELDGKLQLLEIAQVPREHTDEFMSVSEFKIFNTNNLWVSLECMRRLDRQQALHMEIIASSQTLPSGQEVIRLETAAGSAIGSFARPRGVNVPRSRFLPVKTTSDLLLVKSNLYELRGGALEMSENREFKTVPLVKLGAPFTKVQDLRTRFENIPDLLDLDHLTVSGDVTFGKDVVLKGTVIIISNHGSSIAIPSGSILENRVVSGNLSVLDH, encoded by the exons ATGTGTG TGTTGGATATGATCCGCCCGGCCCGTGAGCCCATCTCTCAGAGACAGACCCAAGCCTGTCCGGAGCTGCCCGGCTCGctggagactgaactggagcagCTGCTGGAATCGGAGACCCTCGAACAAGCTCAG GCTCTGAGGAGAGACTGGCAGGACTTCAAGCAGCTCCACAAGCGCTTTTTCCAGAGGGAGACTCTGTCAGTGCAGTGGGACAGGATTTTCAAACCCCCACAGGAGGCA ATACAGGCCTACGAGACTCTCCAAGCCAGGGCCTTGCCTGAAGACGTCTCCTCCTTGCTGAACAAGCTGGTGGTGGTGAAGCTCAATGGAGGGCTGGGGACCAGCATGGGCGTGCAGGGCCCCAAAGGGCTGATGGAAGTGCGTGATGACAACACCTTCCTGGACCTGACTATCCAGCAGATTGCG CACCTCAATAAGACTCACAGCTGTGACGTGCCCCTCGTCCTGATGAACTCCTCCCTCACTGAGGAGGACACGCAGAGAAGCCTGCAGAGATACAGCCACTGCCCCGTCAAGATCCACACCTTCCTGCAGAGCAG ATACCCTCTAGTGCGGAAGGACACCATGCTGCCCCTGATCCACCCTGCAGGGTGGGCCCTGTCTGGCCACGGGGACGTGTACGCCAGCCTGTGCCGCTCAGGCCTGGCAGAGCTCTTCACAGCGCAGGGGAAAGAGATCCTCTTCATCTCCAACATAGACAACCTGGGAGCCACCGTGGATCTGCACATCCTCAACCATCTGCTGCAGGAAGAGTCCTCCGCCACCGGGGGGCGCTGCGACTTCCTCATGGAGGTGACTGACAGGACGAGGGCTGATGTCAAG GGGGGCACTCTAATAGAGCTAGATGGGAAACTGCAGTTGCTGGAGATTGCTCAGGTGCCCAGGGAACATACAGACGAGTTCATGTCTGTGTCGGAATTCAAGATCTTCAACACTAATAACCTGTGGGTGTCTCTGGAGTGCATGAGGAGACTTGACAGACAGCAGGCTCTGCACATGGAGATCATAGCAAGCAGCCAG ACTCTGCCCAGCGGTCAGGAGGTCATCCGGCTGGAGACGGCCGCAGGCTCGGCCATCGGGAGTTTTGCGCGGCCACGGGGGGTCAATGTGCCGCGCAGCCGCTTCCTGCCGGTCAAGACGACCTCTGACCTCCTGCTGGTGAAGTCCAACCTGTACGAGCTGCGAGGGGGGGCTCTGGAGATGAGCGAGAACCGAGAATTCAAGACAGTGCCACTGGTCAAACTGGGAGCCCCCTTCACGAAG GTTCAGGATCTGCGGACTCGTTTCGAGAACATTCCGGATCTCCTGGATCTCGATCACCTGACTGTCTCGGGCGACGTCACCTTTGGGAAGGATGTGGTCTTGAAG GGGACGGTTATCATTATATCGAATCACGGGTCCAGTATTGCCATACCGAGCGGTTCTATTCTGGAGAATAGGGTGGTGTCAGGAAACCTGTCTGTACTGGACCACTGA
- the LOC117398574 gene encoding UTP--glucose-1-phosphate uridylyltransferase-like isoform X2, translating into MIRPAREPISQRQTQACPELPGSLETELEQLLESETLEQAQALRRDWQDFKQLHKRFFQRETLSVQWDRIFKPPQEAIQAYETLQARALPEDVSSLLNKLVVVKLNGGLGTSMGVQGPKGLMEVRDDNTFLDLTIQQIAHLNKTHSCDVPLVLMNSSLTEEDTQRSLQRYSHCPVKIHTFLQSRYPLVRKDTMLPLIHPAGWALSGHGDVYASLCRSGLAELFTAQGKEILFISNIDNLGATVDLHILNHLLQEESSATGGRCDFLMEVTDRTRADVKGGTLIELDGKLQLLEIAQVPREHTDEFMSVSEFKIFNTNNLWVSLECMRRLDRQQALHMEIIASSQTLPSGQEVIRLETAAGSAIGSFARPRGVNVPRSRFLPVKTTSDLLLVKSNLYELRGGALEMSENREFKTVPLVKLGAPFTKVQDLRTRFENIPDLLDLDHLTVSGDVTFGKDVVLKGTVIIISNHGSSIAIPSGSILENRVVSGNLSVLDH; encoded by the exons ATGATCCGCCCGGCCCGTGAGCCCATCTCTCAGAGACAGACCCAAGCCTGTCCGGAGCTGCCCGGCTCGctggagactgaactggagcagCTGCTGGAATCGGAGACCCTCGAACAAGCTCAG GCTCTGAGGAGAGACTGGCAGGACTTCAAGCAGCTCCACAAGCGCTTTTTCCAGAGGGAGACTCTGTCAGTGCAGTGGGACAGGATTTTCAAACCCCCACAGGAGGCA ATACAGGCCTACGAGACTCTCCAAGCCAGGGCCTTGCCTGAAGACGTCTCCTCCTTGCTGAACAAGCTGGTGGTGGTGAAGCTCAATGGAGGGCTGGGGACCAGCATGGGCGTGCAGGGCCCCAAAGGGCTGATGGAAGTGCGTGATGACAACACCTTCCTGGACCTGACTATCCAGCAGATTGCG CACCTCAATAAGACTCACAGCTGTGACGTGCCCCTCGTCCTGATGAACTCCTCCCTCACTGAGGAGGACACGCAGAGAAGCCTGCAGAGATACAGCCACTGCCCCGTCAAGATCCACACCTTCCTGCAGAGCAG ATACCCTCTAGTGCGGAAGGACACCATGCTGCCCCTGATCCACCCTGCAGGGTGGGCCCTGTCTGGCCACGGGGACGTGTACGCCAGCCTGTGCCGCTCAGGCCTGGCAGAGCTCTTCACAGCGCAGGGGAAAGAGATCCTCTTCATCTCCAACATAGACAACCTGGGAGCCACCGTGGATCTGCACATCCTCAACCATCTGCTGCAGGAAGAGTCCTCCGCCACCGGGGGGCGCTGCGACTTCCTCATGGAGGTGACTGACAGGACGAGGGCTGATGTCAAG GGGGGCACTCTAATAGAGCTAGATGGGAAACTGCAGTTGCTGGAGATTGCTCAGGTGCCCAGGGAACATACAGACGAGTTCATGTCTGTGTCGGAATTCAAGATCTTCAACACTAATAACCTGTGGGTGTCTCTGGAGTGCATGAGGAGACTTGACAGACAGCAGGCTCTGCACATGGAGATCATAGCAAGCAGCCAG ACTCTGCCCAGCGGTCAGGAGGTCATCCGGCTGGAGACGGCCGCAGGCTCGGCCATCGGGAGTTTTGCGCGGCCACGGGGGGTCAATGTGCCGCGCAGCCGCTTCCTGCCGGTCAAGACGACCTCTGACCTCCTGCTGGTGAAGTCCAACCTGTACGAGCTGCGAGGGGGGGCTCTGGAGATGAGCGAGAACCGAGAATTCAAGACAGTGCCACTGGTCAAACTGGGAGCCCCCTTCACGAAG GTTCAGGATCTGCGGACTCGTTTCGAGAACATTCCGGATCTCCTGGATCTCGATCACCTGACTGTCTCGGGCGACGTCACCTTTGGGAAGGATGTGGTCTTGAAG GGGACGGTTATCATTATATCGAATCACGGGTCCAGTATTGCCATACCGAGCGGTTCTATTCTGGAGAATAGGGTGGTGTCAGGAAACCTGTCTGTACTGGACCACTGA